The following are encoded together in the Rickettsiales bacterium genome:
- the fabF gene encoding beta-ketoacyl-ACP synthase II, translating to MRRVVITGMGIVSPFGVGLEENWQKLINSKSGISKIERFDTANVPNKVAGELKYGEGEGKFNPLNYLSNKEMKKMDYFITYGMIAAIAAVEDAGWTPTDQEELDMTGVMIGSGIGGLPTIEETSITLNNNPEKRTSPFFIPSALINLVSGNLSIKYGFSGPNHSVVTACSTGAHAIGDAARLIQYGDANVMVAGGTEGAICNASIAGFSAAKALSTRFNDVPEKASRPWDKDRDGFVMGEGAGILVLEELEHAKKRGAKIYGEIVGYGLTGDAYHITSPHPEGRGGFRAMQMAMKRANLNIDQVNYINAHGTSTPMGDELELGSVQHLFGDNAKKMAMSSTKSSIGHLLGAAGSVEAIYSILAMRDNIVPPTLNLDNPPEEAVIDLVAHTAQERRVDVALSNSFGFGGTNASLIFKRYED from the coding sequence ATGAGAAGAGTAGTTATAACTGGTATGGGGATTGTTTCTCCTTTTGGTGTTGGGCTTGAAGAAAATTGGCAGAAGTTAATTAATAGCAAGTCTGGTATTTCTAAAATTGAGCGTTTTGATACAGCCAATGTTCCTAATAAAGTAGCTGGTGAACTTAAATATGGTGAAGGAGAAGGGAAATTCAATCCTTTGAATTATCTTTCAAATAAAGAAATGAAGAAAATGGACTACTTCATTACTTATGGAATGATTGCTGCAATTGCCGCTGTTGAAGATGCAGGATGGACTCCAACAGACCAAGAAGAGCTGGATATGACGGGTGTTATGATTGGTTCTGGTATTGGTGGTTTGCCAACCATTGAGGAAACATCGATAACTTTAAATAATAATCCTGAAAAGAGGACTAGTCCTTTCTTTATTCCCTCAGCATTAATTAACTTGGTATCAGGGAATTTGTCAATTAAATATGGTTTTAGTGGACCTAACCATTCGGTGGTTACCGCTTGTTCAACGGGTGCACATGCAATTGGTGATGCAGCAAGATTAATTCAATATGGTGATGCCAATGTTATGGTTGCTGGTGGTACAGAAGGAGCCATTTGTAATGCAAGTATCGCAGGTTTCTCTGCAGCCAAGGCTTTATCCACTAGATTTAATGACGTGCCTGAAAAAGCTTCCCGGCCTTGGGACAAAGACCGTGATGGTTTTGTAATGGGTGAAGGGGCAGGTATCCTTGTTTTAGAGGAATTGGAGCATGCCAAAAAACGTGGTGCAAAAATTTATGGAGAGATCGTTGGTTATGGTTTAACTGGGGATGCATATCATATTACATCTCCTCATCCAGAAGGAAGAGGTGGTTTTAGAGCTATGCAAATGGCAATGAAGAGGGCGAATTTAAACATAGATCAAGTAAATTATATTAATGCACATGGTACTTCAACTCCTATGGGGGATGAGCTTGAACTTGGCTCTGTTCAGCATTTATTTGGTGATAATGCTAAGAAGATGGCAATGTCTTCCACTAAATCTTCAATTGGTCACTTGCTTGGAGCGGCAGGTAGCGTGGAGGCGATTTATTCTATATTAGCTATGAGAGATAATATTGTTCCGCCAACTTTAAACTTAGATAATCCTCCTGAAGAGGCGGTGATTGATTTAGTAGCTCATACTGCTCAAGAAAGACGAGTTGATGTTGCGTTATCAAACTCATTTGGTTTTGGTGGCACCAATGCTTCCTTAATCTTTAAGCGTTATGAAGACTAG
- the folP gene encoding dihydropteroate synthase codes for MKQAKLVAILNITPNSFSDGGLFVEPSEALKQVQKLVQAKPDVIDIGAVSTRPKSVAPSIKEEKNRFDKVLPAILPAIKDSSVEVSVDSYNFEVLQYLMEKMPIAWINDQSGFEDKRIIDLARDTDIKLVIMHNVTLHVDPKRTVPEDLNVTSVVKNWLLEKAEYLMDNGIRKEQIIFDPGVGMGKTAEQSWQLIRDAKIFVDLGYPIYYGHSRKSFMNLITDQSFSQRDIETAVISSYLSSQGVDYLRVHNVEMNARAISVNKYLGRLSCYYNLIS; via the coding sequence ATGAAACAAGCAAAATTAGTAGCTATTTTAAATATAACTCCAAATTCTTTTTCAGATGGTGGATTATTTGTTGAGCCATCAGAGGCTTTAAAACAAGTGCAAAAATTGGTTCAAGCAAAACCAGATGTTATAGATATAGGTGCTGTTTCTACCAGACCTAAAAGTGTTGCTCCTAGTATTAAAGAAGAGAAAAATAGGTTTGATAAAGTGTTGCCAGCAATTTTACCGGCTATTAAAGATTCTTCTGTGGAAGTTAGTGTGGATAGCTATAACTTTGAGGTGTTACAATATTTGATGGAGAAAATGCCAATAGCTTGGATTAATGATCAGAGTGGATTTGAAGATAAGAGAATTATAGATCTTGCTAGGGATACAGATATTAAATTAGTTATTATGCATAATGTAACTCTTCATGTGGATCCAAAGAGGACGGTTCCTGAAGATTTAAATGTTACTTCAGTTGTAAAAAATTGGTTGCTAGAAAAAGCTGAATATTTAATGGATAATGGTATTAGAAAAGAGCAGATTATATTTGATCCTGGTGTTGGTATGGGCAAAACTGCCGAGCAAAGCTGGCAGTTAATTAGAGATGCTAAAATATTTGTAGATTTAGGTTATCCCATATATTATGGTCATTCTCGTAAATCTTTCATGAATTTAATTACAGATCAATCATTTTCACAAAGGGATATAGAAACTGCCGTTATATCAAGCTATCTCTCAAGTCAAGGTGTTGATTATTTGAGAGTGCATAATGTTGAAATGAATGCCAGGGCTATAAGCGTTAATAAGTATCTTGGTCGATTATCTTGCTATTATAATCTTATTTCCTAA
- the uvrC gene encoding excinuclease ABC subunit UvrC, which yields MITKTAIEIIKTELLNMPNLPGVYRMLDKDDKVLYIGKAKDLSKRIINYTQLNRLCERMKLAINKTAKLEIITVNTEAQALILEANLIKSLKPQYNILLKDDKSMPYILLTQNHNFPQLLKFRGRKSTNGQYFGPFASSKIVTDTIEFLEKNFLLRNCSDSFFSSRKTACMQYQIKRCSAPCVNKITPEAYQDNVNQALAFLKGKSVKLQQELSLNMQQASKNMEYEKAAKYRDQLRSLNYIQNKNANLFNLEDADVIGITKEGDIACIQLFLFRNGQNYGNRCFFFDRVADEEEEKILALFIAQLYQNNSIPKETIVNILPEELKELTEAFNAKIILPKSGEKFKAIQFAQENSKIALNRKYEEKHQKKILLKQVQELFEINHPIKKIEVYDNSHIMGAHAVGAMIVATEDGFSKRHYRKYNIKTTDIGDDYAMLKEMLNKRLSKKENLPDLLLIDGGEGHLTSADSVLKNLNLDIPLVCISKGVERNAGKEVFHRMNKESFTLDKSFAVMKYLQILRDEAHRFAITSHRKKRSSAMNFSELNQIPGIGPKRRKALILHFTSIDEIKNASIKQLVALKGISKKTAEEIYKYFHQ from the coding sequence ATGATAACAAAAACTGCTATAGAAATTATAAAAACAGAATTACTTAATATGCCTAATCTTCCTGGGGTTTATCGCATGTTAGACAAAGATGACAAAGTTTTATATATTGGCAAAGCTAAAGATTTATCTAAAAGAATAATTAATTATACACAACTTAATCGCTTATGCGAAAGAATGAAACTCGCAATTAATAAAACTGCAAAATTAGAAATCATAACTGTTAATACTGAAGCTCAAGCTTTAATCCTAGAAGCTAATTTAATCAAAAGTCTCAAACCCCAATATAACATTCTGCTTAAAGACGATAAGTCGATGCCTTATATTCTATTAACTCAAAATCATAACTTTCCTCAACTCCTCAAGTTTCGCGGCAGAAAAAGTACTAATGGGCAATATTTTGGCCCCTTCGCCTCTTCAAAAATAGTCACCGATACTATCGAATTCTTAGAAAAAAACTTTCTCTTGCGTAATTGTTCTGATAGCTTCTTCTCATCACGTAAAACTGCATGTATGCAATACCAGATAAAACGCTGTTCTGCTCCTTGCGTTAACAAAATAACTCCAGAAGCATATCAGGACAATGTAAATCAGGCTTTAGCTTTCCTAAAAGGAAAGTCTGTCAAGCTTCAACAAGAGCTAAGTTTAAATATGCAACAAGCAAGTAAAAATATGGAATATGAAAAGGCCGCTAAATATCGAGATCAATTACGCTCCTTAAATTATATCCAAAATAAAAACGCCAATTTATTTAATTTAGAAGATGCAGATGTAATAGGAATAACAAAAGAAGGAGACATAGCCTGCATCCAATTATTCCTATTTCGTAATGGTCAAAATTATGGCAATCGTTGCTTCTTCTTTGATAGGGTTGCAGATGAAGAGGAAGAAAAAATCTTAGCTTTATTCATTGCCCAACTATACCAAAATAATTCAATTCCAAAAGAAACCATAGTAAATATCCTTCCAGAAGAACTAAAAGAATTAACAGAAGCATTCAACGCCAAAATTATTCTTCCTAAATCTGGAGAAAAGTTTAAAGCTATACAATTTGCTCAAGAGAATAGTAAAATTGCCTTAAATAGAAAATATGAAGAAAAACATCAAAAAAAAATCTTATTAAAACAAGTTCAAGAATTATTTGAAATTAATCATCCAATTAAAAAAATTGAAGTATATGATAACAGCCACATCATGGGGGCTCACGCTGTTGGAGCAATGATTGTAGCCACTGAAGATGGATTCAGCAAAAGACATTACCGCAAATATAATATCAAAACCACTGATATTGGTGATGACTACGCAATGCTAAAAGAAATGTTAAATAAACGTTTGTCTAAGAAAGAAAACCTTCCTGATTTACTGCTTATTGATGGAGGAGAAGGCCACTTAACTTCGGCAGATTCTGTATTAAAGAACTTAAATTTAGATATTCCTTTAGTATGCATCTCTAAAGGAGTTGAGCGCAACGCTGGCAAAGAAGTTTTTCACCGAATGAATAAAGAAAGCTTCACCTTAGATAAATCCTTTGCCGTTATGAAATATTTACAAATTCTTCGTGATGAGGCTCATCGCTTTGCCATCACCAGCCATAGAAAAAAACGTTCTTCAGCTATGAATTTCTCAGAACTAAACCAAATACCAGGAATTGGCCCTAAACGTCGCAAAGCTCTGATTCTTCATTTTACTTCAATAGATGAAATTAAAAATGCTAGTATCAAACAACTAGTAGCTCTTAAAGGAATTAGCAAAAAAACTGCAGAAGAAATTTATAAATACTTTCACCAATAA
- a CDS encoding integration host factor subunit beta, whose protein sequence is MNKSELITKIHESYPFLTTAQVADVVNIVFEEMVSSLAKGKRIEIRGFGSFSIRRRKVQAKFPTSPEEKIAFEEKNVVYFREGKEFFNQLNSSDEH, encoded by the coding sequence ATGAATAAGTCAGAGCTTATTACTAAAATTCATGAAAGCTATCCTTTTCTAACAACCGCCCAAGTGGCTGATGTGGTGAATATTGTTTTTGAAGAGATGGTGAGTTCTTTAGCTAAAGGAAAAAGAATAGAGATTAGAGGTTTCGGATCTTTCTCTATAAGGAGAAGAAAGGTGCAGGCTAAATTTCCAACATCCCCTGAAGAAAAAATTGCCTTTGAAGAAAAAAATGTTGTTTATTTTCGCGAGGGTAAAGAATTTTTCAATCAACTAAATTCATCAGATGAGCATTAA
- the glnA gene encoding type I glutamate--ammonia ligase, with amino-acid sequence MLHLKDFKDLSKFLKHQEKDQEIVFCNFRFTDPRGRWHHMTYHIDQLSQDTFTRGVMFDGSSISGWKEIHHSDMIMLPELSSAFIDPFSLNPTLVFICDIIDPVDGKAYIRDPRSTLQKAKDYLSKSGLADEAFFGPELEFFVFDSVRFDVEANESFYKVDSSEGPYNTGREFKEVGNLGHRPVVKGGYMPVMPMDHFNDLRGEMCLFLKQVGITPLMHHHEVASSQCELGFRFGDLIETADNIQKYKYVAHNVADGFGKTVTFMPKPILGDNGSGMHVHQSLWKDGKPLFSGDKYAELSDECLYYIGGIIKHAKAINAFTNPSTNSYKRLVPGFEAPVLLAYSSRNRSASIRVPYVHSAKEKRIEVRFPDPTANPYYAFAAMLMAGLDGIKNKIHPGEASEKNLYQLPEEELAKISTVSYSLKESLSSLSEDREFLKVGGVFTDDQIDAYIKLKMTEVAEVEQSPHPAEYKLYYSS; translated from the coding sequence ATGTTACACTTAAAGGACTTTAAAGATTTAAGTAAGTTTCTTAAACATCAAGAAAAGGATCAAGAAATAGTGTTCTGTAATTTTCGTTTTACAGATCCTCGAGGAAGATGGCATCATATGACATATCATATCGATCAGCTTTCTCAAGATACTTTTACTAGAGGTGTGATGTTTGATGGCTCATCAATTAGTGGCTGGAAAGAGATTCATCATTCAGACATGATTATGTTACCGGAGTTATCTTCAGCTTTTATAGACCCTTTCTCACTAAATCCAACTTTGGTATTTATTTGTGACATTATTGATCCAGTGGATGGAAAAGCATATATTCGAGATCCTCGTTCTACACTACAAAAAGCTAAAGATTATTTGAGTAAATCTGGCTTAGCGGATGAGGCATTTTTTGGACCAGAATTAGAGTTTTTTGTTTTTGATTCAGTACGTTTTGATGTCGAAGCTAATGAATCTTTTTATAAAGTGGATTCATCTGAGGGGCCTTATAATACTGGTCGTGAATTTAAAGAAGTAGGTAATCTTGGTCATAGACCAGTGGTTAAAGGTGGTTATATGCCAGTGATGCCTATGGATCACTTTAATGATTTACGAGGTGAAATGTGTTTGTTTCTTAAGCAAGTAGGGATAACTCCATTAATGCACCATCACGAGGTTGCTTCGAGTCAATGTGAATTAGGTTTCAGGTTTGGTGATTTAATAGAAACTGCCGATAATATTCAGAAATATAAATATGTGGCGCATAATGTAGCAGATGGTTTTGGTAAAACGGTAACTTTTATGCCTAAACCAATTCTTGGAGATAATGGTTCTGGAATGCATGTTCATCAATCTCTTTGGAAAGATGGTAAGCCATTATTTTCTGGAGATAAATATGCAGAATTATCAGATGAATGTTTATATTATATTGGTGGAATAATTAAGCATGCTAAGGCAATTAATGCATTTACTAATCCATCTACCAATAGCTATAAAAGATTGGTTCCAGGATTTGAAGCTCCAGTATTACTTGCTTATTCTTCGCGTAATCGTTCAGCATCAATTAGAGTTCCTTATGTTCATTCTGCTAAAGAGAAGAGAATTGAAGTACGTTTTCCTGATCCTACAGCTAACCCATATTATGCATTTGCTGCGATGTTAATGGCAGGACTTGATGGTATTAAAAATAAGATCCATCCTGGTGAAGCAAGTGAAAAGAATCTATATCAATTACCAGAAGAAGAATTAGCAAAAATTAGCACAGTGAGTTATTCATTGAAAGAATCTCTATCCAGTCTTTCGGAAGACAGAGAATTTTTAAAAGTGGGTGGAGTGTTTACTGATGATCAGATAGATGCTTATATTAAGTTAAAAATGACAGAAGTTGCAGAGGTGGAACAATCACCACATCCTGCAGAATATAAATTATATTATAGTAGCTAG
- the mltG gene encoding endolytic transglycosylase MltG yields the protein MKTRIILITLVFISMIGSSLVYLELSHYINAPNNQSKAVRLIIPRGYSVKKIAKELAKHQVIKYPRVFWTVHRVFFPDTYMQAGEYEIPPHSSVRDIIDMMHEGRVIVHKFMVPEGGLAKEVIDQVIAEEMLIGNVTRKFKDGDFLADTYHYTYGETKMMLLKRIYNKSQDIIDELWNKREANLPLSNKEEAVILASIIEKETGIESERSRIAGVFVNRLRKKIRLQADPTVIYAITQGQYIFKRSITSKDLRIKSLYNTYLYTGLPPTAICNPGIKSLEAALHPLNTKEIFFVADGKGGHNFSSTLASHNKYVNHYRRELKRKR from the coding sequence ATGAAGACTAGAATAATACTAATTACGTTAGTATTTATTTCTATGATTGGCTCAAGTTTAGTATATCTAGAATTGAGCCATTATATAAATGCTCCAAATAACCAGAGCAAGGCTGTTCGCCTAATTATTCCTCGTGGATATTCCGTAAAAAAAATTGCTAAAGAATTAGCTAAGCATCAAGTTATTAAATATCCTAGGGTTTTCTGGACAGTACATAGGGTATTCTTCCCCGATACTTACATGCAAGCTGGAGAATATGAAATTCCTCCCCATAGCTCGGTTAGAGACATTATTGATATGATGCATGAGGGGAGAGTTATTGTTCATAAGTTTATGGTTCCTGAAGGTGGTCTTGCAAAAGAAGTTATTGATCAAGTTATTGCTGAAGAAATGTTGATTGGTAATGTAACTCGTAAATTTAAAGATGGAGATTTTTTAGCTGATACTTATCACTATACTTATGGCGAAACAAAAATGATGCTATTGAAGCGTATCTATAATAAAAGTCAGGATATAATTGATGAACTATGGAATAAACGTGAAGCTAACTTGCCTTTATCTAATAAAGAAGAGGCTGTGATTCTAGCTTCAATTATTGAGAAAGAGACAGGTATAGAGTCTGAGAGATCTAGAATAGCTGGAGTATTTGTAAATCGTTTGCGTAAGAAGATAAGGTTGCAGGCGGATCCTACAGTAATTTATGCTATTACTCAGGGTCAATATATTTTTAAGCGTAGCATTACTTCAAAAGACCTAAGAATAAAATCACTTTATAATACCTATTTGTATACGGGGCTGCCTCCTACAGCAATATGCAATCCGGGGATTAAATCACTTGAGGCTGCGCTTCACCCTTTAAATACTAAAGAAATATTTTTTGTCGCTGATGGGAAAGGGGGGCATAATTTTTCAAGTACTCTTGCTTCTCATAATAAATATGTAAATCATTATCGCAGAGAATTAAAAAGAAAGAGGTAA
- the rpe gene encoding ribulose-phosphate 3-epimerase produces the protein MNKSTKIAPSILSADFSKLGEEIQTISEFADYIHIDIMDGHFVPNITIGPKVVKSLRSHSELVFDVHLMTYNVDHYIKEFAQAGADIITIHAEACTHLDKSLNLIKSLGKKAGVSLVPSSHEDKLDYVMDIADLILVMSVNPGFGGQKFISSQLKKIENIKNKIINTGRLIELEVDGGINPTTGKQVISAGADVLVSGDYIFKDGPENYSRNISSLR, from the coding sequence ATGAATAAATCTACTAAAATTGCCCCATCTATTTTGTCCGCTGACTTTTCTAAATTAGGTGAGGAAATACAGACAATTAGTGAATTTGCAGATTATATACATATTGATATTATGGACGGTCATTTTGTTCCCAATATTACCATTGGCCCCAAAGTTGTTAAATCTCTCCGCAGCCATAGCGAGTTAGTATTTGATGTACATTTAATGACTTATAATGTTGATCATTATATTAAAGAATTTGCTCAAGCTGGTGCTGATATAATTACCATTCATGCAGAAGCATGCACTCATTTAGACAAAAGTCTTAACCTAATAAAGTCATTGGGTAAAAAGGCCGGGGTTTCTTTGGTTCCATCAAGCCATGAAGACAAATTAGATTATGTTATGGATATAGCGGATTTAATTTTAGTGATGTCAGTTAATCCTGGTTTTGGTGGGCAGAAATTTATCTCAAGCCAATTAAAGAAAATTGAGAACATCAAAAATAAAATTATAAATACAGGTCGCTTAATAGAATTAGAAGTGGATGGAGGGATTAATCCAACCACTGGCAAGCAGGTGATCAGTGCGGGGGCTGATGTTTTAGTTTCCGGTGATTATATCTTTAAAGATGGGCCTGAGAATTATTCAAGAAACATATCTAGTTTACGTTAA
- a CDS encoding DUF2610 domain-containing protein, whose product MKKFTVPCDFGGQKSPFTIYVGDPEPKHHPLHFQSNWLSKERGGNIPPEVMDSIAKLKDISEQNGVSFEDLCVYALGAAQQEEAQDEEELEDQDE is encoded by the coding sequence ATGAAAAAATTTACTGTGCCATGTGATTTTGGAGGGCAAAAATCGCCATTTACTATATATGTTGGTGACCCTGAACCTAAACATCATCCTTTACATTTCCAGTCTAATTGGTTATCTAAAGAGCGTGGAGGAAATATTCCCCCAGAAGTTATGGATTCTATAGCAAAACTTAAAGATATTTCTGAACAAAATGGTGTTTCCTTTGAGGATTTATGTGTTTATGCATTGGGGGCCGCTCAGCAAGAAGAAGCTCAAGATGAAGAGGAACTTGAAGACCAGGATGAATAA
- a CDS encoding YraN family protein, whose protein sequence is MSIKQKRSRYYFGFLAEVIASWYLRFKFYKIIDRRYRSPFGEIDLVARKNNQIIFIEVKARRDISLMDFISKRQQQRITKAAEFFLIRNPRYQRYQICFDVIIMNKIFIPKHFKNYW, encoded by the coding sequence ATGAGCATTAAGCAGAAGCGCAGTAGATATTATTTCGGATTTTTAGCTGAAGTCATTGCTTCTTGGTATTTGCGCTTTAAGTTTTATAAAATAATTGACCGTAGATATAGAAGTCCTTTTGGTGAGATTGATCTTGTGGCTAGAAAAAATAACCAAATAATATTTATTGAAGTTAAAGCAAGAAGAGACATTAGCTTAATGGATTTTATTAGCAAAAGGCAGCAACAAAGGATTACTAAAGCGGCAGAGTTTTTTCTAATTAGGAATCCTAGATATCAAAGATATCAAATATGCTTTGATGTGATTATTATGAATAAAATTTTCATTCCTAAGCATTTTAAAAATTATTGGTGA
- the plsY gene encoding glycerol-3-phosphate 1-O-acyltransferase PlsY, which yields MFEEAIILILAYFMGSIPFGLLISLCSGRGDIRKLGSGNIGTTNVLRTGGKVLALLTLIADSGKIILAIFLAKMLGFNMDYLVGSASFIGHLFPVWLKFKGGKGVASFLGLGLYLFPKVALMLMATWIITFAISSYSSLAAIAAAIAAIISLSITMPVGGNLFLMITLIILILMKHKENIVRLIEGRESKFSKK from the coding sequence ATGTTTGAGGAAGCCATAATCTTAATATTAGCTTATTTTATGGGTTCGATTCCTTTTGGTTTGCTGATTAGTTTATGTTCAGGTCGTGGAGATATACGCAAACTTGGCTCTGGAAATATTGGTACAACTAATGTATTGCGAACTGGCGGTAAAGTATTGGCTCTGCTAACTTTGATAGCAGATAGTGGAAAAATAATATTAGCTATTTTTCTTGCTAAAATGCTAGGCTTTAATATGGATTATTTAGTAGGAAGCGCGAGTTTTATTGGACATTTATTTCCTGTTTGGCTAAAGTTTAAAGGTGGAAAAGGAGTGGCTAGTTTTTTAGGTCTCGGTTTATATTTATTTCCAAAAGTTGCTTTAATGCTGATGGCCACGTGGATTATTACATTTGCAATATCCAGCTATTCTTCTTTGGCTGCAATAGCTGCTGCAATAGCGGCTATTATTTCTTTGAGTATAACTATGCCTGTGGGGGGTAATTTATTTTTAATGATTACTCTTATTATACTTATTTTAATGAAACATAAAGAGAATATTGTTCGTTTGATTGAGGGTAGAGAGTCAAAGTTTTCAAAGAAGTAA